The genomic region GAGAGATAGCCCGGGAAGCAGGTCTTGAAGTTGTCCGGATAAAGAAGTTCTTTAAGGTGAAGGTAGAGGAAAATCCAGATGAAAACAATGACAATAGTACTGATAGATGACCAGCCATTTTTCCTCCTTTTTATGGAAGAGATGATAAAAAAAATTGACTTTCCAATTCCTATAGAAACAAAGTCGTTTCGCAATGCCGAGGATGCTCTTGACTTCATAGAAGAAAACAACGTGGATATGATCATATCTGATTACGTAATGCCTGAGATGAACGGGATAGAACTTCTTCAAGAGGTAAGGCAACTTCCGGATAAAGAATCTGTAATATTTATTATGGTTACGGCAGAACATGCAAGAAACATAAAGAGAAAGGCCCTTGCTCTCGGGGCTACCGATTTTCTGACAAAACCTCTGGATAAATTGGAATTCATTCCAAAGGTCAGAAATCTTTTAAGACTGCGCCTCAAAGAGTGTCTCCTAAAAAATAAAGCCCAGCTGTTGAAATATGAAATTGACCGCTCACTAAAAGAGATAAAAATGAGAGACCGGGAAATTATCCTGAGACTCTCAATGGCAGCAGAATTTAGAGATGAAATGACCGGACACCACATTGAAAGAGTTGCTCTGTACTCACAGTTAATAGCAAAAAACCTTGGCTATAGTGATGCCTTCTGCGAGGATATCTACCTTGCTGCTCCTCTCCACGATATAGGAAAAATTGCCATACCTGACTGCATTTTAAAGAAAAAGGGTAAACTAACACCGGAAGAAATGGAAATAATGAAAAAACACACGATATACGGTTACAGACTCCTTGCAAACAGTAAAGTTAAAGTTCTCGAAATGGCAGCAAGAATTGCCCTTTACCATCATGAAAACTGGGATGGAAGTGGATATCCATACGGACTGAAAGGGAAGGCAATTCCTGTTGAGGCAAGGATCGTTTCTGTTGCTGACGTGTTTGACGCCCTCGGTGAAGCAAGACCATACAAAAAAGGATGGAATATTCAGTCCGTTTTCAAATTCATAAAGGAAAACGCAGGTAAAAAATTTGACCCACAAATTGTCAAGGTCTTCCTTTCACTAAAAGATGAAATCCTTAAAATAAAAGAGCGCTTAACTCCCGATGGTGAAGCCTCCCACTCCCTCTTTAACGACTACATAGACTTCAAGCCACCTCCGATAGCTACTTAGAAATTGCATCTAAGGCTTTACTAAGCAAATCTTTTACAATATCTTCAGATGCACCATCAAGAATGGCAAGCTGAACCTTTTTAAAAAGGCTGCCTTCCTCCTGAAGTCCCATATTCCAGAGTATGCCTTTAATCGTGTGGGCGACGTCGGCAGCTTTCTGCAAATCGCCACCATTTAAAGTATTTATCAGCTCTTCAATATTCTCCCTCAAATTCTCAACACCGGTGTTTGCTATCACCTCAGAGGTATCTTTATCAAACTCCATTCCTAAAAGGTAATCAAGAGTAGCCTTTCTTATTCTCTCTTCGTCAAGTTTAGAAAGATCATAGCTATACATCTATATCCCCCGCAACGATACTAACCGCACCTTTTTCAAGCATTAACTCAACCGCTCTATCACCATCGTAAGGATTAACGTTAACTGCTCTAACAGCATCAGAGAGGAGGAAAACCTGATAACCAAGGTTCAATCCACCAAGGACAGTATGCTTAACACAGTAATCTGTTGCAAGACCTCCTACAAAAATCCTCCTTACTCCCCTCTCTTTCAAAAGGGAATCAAGTATTGTTCCCTGAAAACCGGAATAGGCCTCAAGCTCCGGCCTGTCTCCCTTGTTTATTATGAAAGCATCCGGCGGAAGCATAAGATCATCGTGAAACTCAGCACCTTTACCGTTTTGAAGACAGTGAACAGGCCACATACCGCCATTTTTCTTGAAAGATATGTGATTTTCAGGATGCCAGTCCCTCGTCGCAAAGACAGGCAAACCAGCTCCTGAAAACAGCTTTATATAGATGTTTAAAGGTTCAACTACCTTATCACCATCGGGAACCGGCAAAGCACCGCCAGGACAAAAGTCCTTCTGAACATCAACAACGATTAAAGCATCCCTTCCTGTCAACTTCACCTTCATCTTCTACCCTTCAAGAAGCTTTTCAATATCCTTCGGCTTCTCAACATTAACAACCTTTATGTTCCTCGTTATTCGCCTCATCAAACCTTTCAAAACATTTTTCGGACCTATCTCATAACATAAATCTATACCTTTACTTTCCATATATCTAACATCCTCAACCCATCTGACAGGGGAAAACATCTGTCTATAGAAAGAATCCTTCAACTCTTCAGGTTCCTTTAACTCCTTTACATCAGCATTGTTAAGGAGCGGAACGGTAAGCGTATTGAACGCCACTTTCTCCATCTCTTCTGCAAGTTTCTCAGCAGCAGGTTTCATAAGTTCAGAGTGGAAAGGAGCAGAAACGGCAAGCCTTACTATTCTTTTAGCACCTGCCTCTTCAAGCTTAGACTCTGCCTCTTTTAGCGCTTCTATCTCACCGGAAATAACTGT from Desulfurobacterium sp. TC5-1 harbors:
- a CDS encoding HD domain-containing phosphohydrolase; amino-acid sequence: MKTMTIVLIDDQPFFLLFMEEMIKKIDFPIPIETKSFRNAEDALDFIEENNVDMIISDYVMPEMNGIELLQEVRQLPDKESVIFIMVTAEHARNIKRKALALGATDFLTKPLDKLEFIPKVRNLLRLRLKECLLKNKAQLLKYEIDRSLKEIKMRDREIILRLSMAAEFRDEMTGHHIERVALYSQLIAKNLGYSDAFCEDIYLAAPLHDIGKIAIPDCILKKKGKLTPEEMEIMKKHTIYGYRLLANSKVKVLEMAARIALYHHENWDGSGYPYGLKGKAIPVEARIVSVADVFDALGEARPYKKGWNIQSVFKFIKENAGKKFDPQIVKVFLSLKDEILKIKERLTPDGEASHSLFNDYIDFKPPPIAT
- a CDS encoding Hpt domain-containing protein, whose protein sequence is MYSYDLSKLDEERIRKATLDYLLGMEFDKDTSEVIANTGVENLRENIEELINTLNGGDLQKAADVAHTIKGILWNMGLQEEGSLFKKVQLAILDGASEDIVKDLLSKALDAISK
- a CDS encoding nicotinamidase; translation: MKVKLTGRDALIVVDVQKDFCPGGALPVPDGDKVVEPLNIYIKLFSGAGLPVFATRDWHPENHISFKKNGGMWPVHCLQNGKGAEFHDDLMLPPDAFIINKGDRPELEAYSGFQGTILDSLLKERGVRRIFVGGLATDYCVKHTVLGGLNLGYQVFLLSDAVRAVNVNPYDGDRAVELMLEKGAVSIVAGDIDV